The proteins below come from a single Caulobacter flavus genomic window:
- a CDS encoding glutathione S-transferase family protein: MELVIGTKKWSTWSLRPWLALKRVGVPFKEIEIELRRGDATEADIAKHSPSKLAPALKDGDLVVWDSLAICEYLAEKFPEAKLWPADPELRALARSAAAEMHSGFSSLRGECPMDLGLVKKADLSEATQKDVRKITERWNQLLKRSGGPFLLGEWSIADAFYTPVATRFRTYGVHLSDYGDTGAAGAYCERLLETPEFLAWEAEA; the protein is encoded by the coding sequence ATGGAACTCGTCATCGGCACCAAGAAGTGGTCGACCTGGTCGCTGCGCCCCTGGCTCGCGCTCAAGCGGGTCGGCGTCCCGTTCAAGGAGATCGAGATCGAGCTGCGGCGCGGCGACGCCACCGAGGCCGACATCGCCAAGCATTCGCCCAGCAAGCTCGCGCCGGCCCTGAAGGACGGCGACCTGGTGGTCTGGGACTCGCTGGCGATCTGCGAGTACCTGGCCGAGAAGTTCCCCGAGGCCAAGCTGTGGCCGGCCGATCCCGAGCTGCGCGCCCTGGCCAGGTCGGCGGCGGCCGAAATGCATTCGGGCTTCTCGTCGCTGCGCGGCGAGTGTCCGATGGACCTGGGCCTCGTGAAGAAGGCCGACCTGTCGGAAGCCACCCAGAAGGACGTGCGCAAGATCACCGAGCGCTGGAACCAACTCCTGAAGCGCTCGGGCGGGCCGTTCCTGCTGGGCGAATGGTCGATCGCCGACGCCTTCTACACTCCGGTCGCCACCCGTTTCCGCACCTACGGCGTGCACCTGTCGGACTACGGCGACACCGGCGCGGCCGGCGCCTATTGCGAGCGCCTGCTGGAGACGCCGGAGTTCCTGGCCTGGGAAGCCGAAGCCTAG
- a CDS encoding glutathione S-transferase family protein — protein sequence MALILHAHPLSSFCHKALTALYELDLSFEQRMVDFGDPASAEAFRALWPMARMPVLEDTGRNAVVPESSILIEYLQIYHPGAVRLIPQDPDAALEVRARDRFFDLSVQVPMQKIVNDRIRPADAKDPHGLAEARAHLATALDIVERDLESRTWAAGETFSMADCAAAPALFYADKVMPLAPDRPNAAAYLKRLKARPSYARTLKEAEPYLHMFPEA from the coding sequence ATGGCGCTGATCCTGCACGCCCACCCGCTCTCGTCGTTCTGCCACAAGGCGCTGACGGCGCTCTACGAACTGGACCTTTCGTTCGAGCAGCGCATGGTCGACTTCGGCGACCCGGCGTCGGCGGAAGCTTTCCGCGCCCTGTGGCCGATGGCGCGGATGCCGGTCCTGGAGGACACGGGTCGTAACGCGGTCGTGCCGGAGAGCTCGATCCTGATCGAGTACCTGCAGATCTATCATCCGGGCGCGGTGCGACTGATCCCTCAGGACCCCGACGCGGCGCTGGAAGTGCGGGCGCGCGACCGGTTCTTCGACCTTTCGGTGCAGGTTCCGATGCAGAAGATCGTCAACGACCGTATCCGGCCGGCTGACGCCAAGGACCCGCACGGCCTGGCCGAGGCCCGCGCCCATCTGGCCACCGCCCTCGACATCGTCGAACGCGACCTCGAAAGCCGGACCTGGGCCGCGGGCGAGACATTCTCGATGGCCGACTGCGCGGCCGCGCCGGCCCTGTTCTACGCCGACAAGGTCATGCCGCTGGCGCCGGACCGCCCCAACGCCGCGGCCTATCTGAAAAGGCTGAAGGCCCGGCCCTCTTACGCGCGAACGCTGAAGGAGGCCGAGCCCTACCTGCACATGTTCCCGGAAGCCTAG
- the meaB gene encoding methylmalonyl Co-A mutase-associated GTPase MeaB has product MSPPVLDIADLERRLLAGERAALARAITLVESRRPDHQAAARDLLQRLMPRTGAAQRVGITGVPGAGKSTTIESLGCALTAAGHRVAVLAVDPSSGRHGGSILGDKTRMERLSIDPNAFIRPSPSGGALGGVARKTREAMLLCEAAGFDVVIVETVGVGQSETVVADMVDIFVALLIPGGGDELQGIKKGLIELADLLVINKADADPAKAERSARDYRNALHILTPAHRDWTPPVLTASGLTGAGLDTLWSQIRRHREVMTANGARASRRADQDARWMWAMVNDRLTEAFRAAPAVAALVDETEGAVRAGDLPASAAADRLLKAFGL; this is encoded by the coding sequence GTGAGCCCGCCCGTCCTCGACATCGCCGATCTCGAACGCCGCCTGCTGGCCGGCGAACGCGCGGCTCTGGCCCGCGCCATCACGCTGGTCGAGAGCCGCCGGCCCGACCATCAGGCCGCCGCCCGCGACCTTCTGCAACGCCTGATGCCGCGCACCGGCGCGGCCCAGCGTGTCGGGATCACCGGCGTGCCGGGCGCGGGCAAGTCGACCACCATCGAAAGCCTGGGCTGCGCCCTGACCGCCGCCGGCCACAGGGTGGCCGTGCTGGCGGTGGATCCCTCGTCCGGCCGGCACGGCGGCTCGATTCTCGGCGACAAGACGCGGATGGAACGCCTGAGCATCGATCCGAACGCCTTCATCCGCCCCTCCCCGTCCGGCGGCGCCCTCGGCGGGGTGGCGCGCAAGACCCGCGAGGCCATGCTGCTGTGCGAGGCGGCCGGCTTCGACGTGGTGATCGTCGAGACGGTGGGCGTGGGCCAGTCCGAGACCGTCGTGGCCGACATGGTCGACATCTTCGTCGCCCTGCTGATCCCCGGCGGCGGCGACGAGCTGCAGGGGATCAAGAAGGGCCTGATCGAACTGGCCGACCTGCTGGTCATCAACAAGGCCGACGCCGATCCCGCCAAGGCCGAACGCTCGGCCCGCGACTATCGCAACGCCCTGCACATCCTCACGCCCGCCCATCGCGACTGGACGCCGCCGGTGCTGACGGCCTCGGGCCTGACCGGCGCCGGGCTCGACACCTTGTGGAGCCAGATCCGGCGGCATCGCGAGGTGATGACCGCCAACGGCGCGCGGGCCTCCCGCCGCGCCGACCAGGACGCCCGCTGGATGTGGGCCATGGTCAACGACCGCCTGACCGAAGCCTTCCGCGCCGCGCCGGCCGTCGCCGCGCTGGTCGACGAGACCGAGGGCGCGGTGCGGGCCGGCGACCTGCCCGCCTCGGCCGCCGCCGACCGGCTGCTGAAGGCGTTCGGGCTGTAG
- a CDS encoding heavy metal-binding domain-containing protein: MLISTTPFIEGRPVKEYKGAVYSQAILGANVVLDLLASIRDFIGGRSSSYERVLGRAREDALKNLTKEAQALGANAILAVDLDYNTVGPNGQMMMVSVSGTAVVL, encoded by the coding sequence ATGCTGATCTCGACCACCCCGTTCATCGAGGGCCGTCCGGTCAAGGAGTACAAGGGCGCGGTCTATTCCCAGGCGATCCTGGGCGCGAACGTCGTGCTCGACCTGCTGGCCTCGATCCGCGACTTCATCGGCGGCCGCTCCAGCTCCTACGAGCGGGTGCTGGGCCGGGCGCGGGAAGACGCCCTGAAGAACCTGACCAAGGAAGCCCAGGCCCTGGGCGCCAACGCCATCCTGGCGGTCGACCTCGACTACAACACCGTCGGTCCCAACGGCCAGATGATGATGGTTTCGGTTTCCGGCACGGCGGTCGTCCTCTAA
- a CDS encoding DUF4112 domain-containing protein, which translates to MFFAKSHLDLHNIRGSVERTVKLSDNIVGVGPVGIGLDGILAWFGGAGSLYSLGAGGVLLFDGVRARAAPMVLIQMTAVLLIDALLPLGPPGLGAVADTLFTGQKWAGGMLIKHMDDTIYFEGSRKDAQGTAEYRDLLERIRSGKEKRRVVFLG; encoded by the coding sequence TTGTTCTTCGCCAAATCGCATCTCGACCTGCACAACATCCGGGGCAGCGTCGAGCGCACGGTCAAGCTGTCCGACAACATCGTGGGCGTAGGGCCGGTCGGCATCGGCCTGGACGGCATCCTGGCCTGGTTCGGCGGGGCCGGGTCGCTCTACTCGCTGGGCGCGGGCGGCGTTCTGCTGTTCGACGGCGTGCGGGCCCGGGCCGCGCCGATGGTGCTGATCCAGATGACCGCCGTCCTGCTGATCGACGCCCTGCTGCCGCTGGGGCCGCCAGGCTTGGGCGCGGTGGCCGACACCCTGTTCACCGGTCAGAAGTGGGCCGGCGGGATGTTGATCAAGCACATGGACGACACGATCTACTTCGAGGGAAGCCGCAAGGACGCGCAGGGCACGGCCGAGTATCGCGACCTGCTCGAGCGGATCCGGTCGGGCAAGGAAAAGCGCCGGGTGGTGTTCCTGGGCTGA